Genomic segment of Pirellulales bacterium:
CTGCGGGTGTCGCCTGGTGGGCGCATGTCGGCGGATTTTTGGCTGGAGCGGCAATGATGTACTACCTCCGGAGACTTGTGCCGCCAGATCCACCCGATGAGGCCAAGGAAGATGGAGCGGGTTTTGGTGATTTTCAGCGGCGGCGTGATAACGCTTGGATTTAGGGGTTGAGTTGTATTATTAAGGTTGTTCGGTGATGGGGCGACGTGCGTTGCGTAAGATTGATCCGTCACTCGATTTGTCGAGGCATTTGCTGGCCATCAACCAGTTGCCAAAACCGTGGAATCAGGCTGTGCTGTTTGGCCGCGAGGCGCCATTGGAAATGGAAGTCGGCAGCGGCAAAGGCCTATTCCTCGCGGAAGCCGCGACATTGCGGCCTGAGTGTAACTTCTTGGGGATTGAGATTTCGCAAAGGTACGCCCGCTACTGTGCCGCGCGGCTCGTCAAGGCCAATTTGCAAAACGCTCGCATGCTCGAGGCCGACGGCCAGCGTGTGCTGGCGGAATTTTTGCCGTCTGAATCCGCCGCTGCAGTGCACGTGTATTTTCCTGACCCGTGGTGGAAAGAACGGCACAAAAAGCGACGCGTCATGAATACGCGATCGGTGCAAGAAATCGAGCGAGTTCTAGTCCCTGGCGGCACGCTGCATTTTTGGACCGACGTCGAGGAATATTTTGAGACCACGATCGCACTAATCAGGGAAAACACCCGTCTTGAAGGCCCGCTGCAAGTCGCCGAGCGCCCTGCAAGTCACGATCTCGACTTTCGCACACATTTCGAACGCCGCACGAGAATGCACGGCGAAACCGTACATCGCGCGGAGTTTCGAAAACCTTGGATTATGGCGAACTCAATTTGCTGAGATCGTAAAGTTAGGGCGTACGTTTGCGCGAATAGCGCCGCCGAGGTTCTGGTATTGTCGGGTTCGATTCTCGTTCGGTCCCAGTCGTGGTTTAAAGTTGGCCCGGCGTAGTCGAATCGGGGCAGAATCCGAGCGACGTTTCCTGTCATACTGGCAGTTGATCGCCCTTCGCCATTGGGTTCAACAGTTCGTAGAAATATTGCTCGATATTCATAAATTCCTACATTGAAACAGGTTACAGTTGATCGGCTAGACCTTGGCACGGCCCTTGCTTACCTAACTGCCACTTGGCCTTCGCCTGCCAGTCGGGGTCGCAGTCTAGGCCGAATTTCCGCAACGCAAATCATTACCTTCCGCCGGCTCTTTCCGGCGAATGTTGAAACAGACACATTCTATTTAACGCAGGAGGAATTTCGCTGTGAGCAAGCAAATGGTGTTCGACGACGAAGCACGTTCGCCGCTGGCCGCAGGCGTCGCCAAATTGGCCAAAGCGGTGCGAAGCACGTTGGGGCCGCGAGGGCGAAACGCCGTGCTCGACAAGGGCTGGGGTTCGCCAAAGATTACCAAAGACGGCGTGACGGTGGCCGAAGATATCGACCTGGACGATCCCTATGAAAATCTCGGCGCGAAGCTCGTCAAGGAAGCCGCTAGCAAGACGAACGATGTCGCAGGGGACGGCACGACGACTGCGACCGTCTTGGCCGAAGCAATCTATAAAGAAGGTCTCCGGATGATTGCCGCCGGGGCCGACCCCATGGCCCTGTCGCGCGGTATCAATAAGGCGACCGAACTGGTGATCGAAGCCATCAAGAAAATGGCCACGCCGATCGACGAAAAGAACCGGAAGGAGATTCAGCAAATCGCCACCATCGCAGGCAACAACGATCCTTCGATTGGCAGCGTGCTTTCCGACGCGTTTATGAAAGTCGGCAAAGACGGCGTGATCACGGTCGAAGAAGGCAAACAAAGCGAAACAACGGTAGAAGTGGTCGAAGGCATGCAATTCGACCGTGGATTTCTTTCGCCACACTTTGTCACCAACGTAGACGAGCAAACCGTCGAACTCGAAAATTGCCAGATATTGGTTTACGAGGAAAAGATCACCAATGCCAAGAACTTGGTTCCGCTGCTGGAAGCGGTGAGCAAGTCCGGCAAGCCACTGCTCATTATCGCTGAAGATGTTGAAGGGGAGGCGCTAGCAACCCTGGTTGTCAATAAGCTCCGCGGCATTCTCAGCGCGTGTGCCGTGAAAGCGCCAGGCTATGGTGATCGTCGCAAGGCGATGCTCGGTGATATTGCGGTGCTCACCGGCGGCACGGCGATTTTCAAAGACCTTGGAATTCAGCTCGATTCAGTCAAGCTCACGGACCTGGGCCGCGCGAAAAAGGTGATTATCGATAGCGAGAACACGACAATCGTCAGCGGAGCCGGCAAGAAGGACGCAATCGACGGCCGCGTCGATCAGACCCGTCGCGAGATTGAAAACACCGATAGCGACTACGATCGCGAGAAGCTGCAAGAGCGACTGGCGAAACTGGCAGGCGGCGTCGCTCAAATCAATTGCGGAGCCGCGACCGAAACTGAAATGAAAGAGCGGAAATTCCTGCTTGAAGACGCCCGTTCGGCAACCAAGGCTGCACTCGAAGAGGGCATCGTCCCTGGCGGCGGTGTCGCTCTCTTGCGCTGCGAAAAGGCGCTCGACAAGCACGGTTTGGAAGGAGATGAAGCGCTGGGCGCCCGCATCGTCAAGAATGTGCTCGATTGGCCGCTGCGGTGCATTGCCGACAACGCCGGTGTCGATGGCGCAGTGGTCGTCAACCGCGTCCGCCAGATGAAGGGCAAGAGTGATGGGTACGATGCCGACAGAGATGAATATACCGATCTTTCGGCTCGCGGCATCATCGATCCCGCGAAGGTTGTTCGTACCGCGCTACAAAACGCCGCGAGTGTGGCAGGGTTGTTACTAACTACTTCCGCACTGATCACCGATGTTCCCAAACAAGAGGAGGAAGGCGGTCATGATCACCATCACCACGATCATGGCGGCATGGGCGGAGGCATGGGCGGCATGGACGCAATGGGTGGCATGGGAGGTATGGGTGGCATGGGAGGTATGGGTGGCATGATGTAGTGATCAACAGGGATCGACAACTGTTGACCGACGATCGTTTAAGCAAATTTCAACTTTTAAACTTCAAATTTCAATTCAGATTACAAGGAATTTCGAACATGGCAAAAGCTCCGAAAATTCGTCCTCTCGATGACCGCGTTGTTGTGAAGCCAGTGGAAGCTGAAGAACGAACCGCCGGCGGCATCGTGCTGCCAGATACGGCGAAGGAAAAGCCGCAACGCGGCAAGGTGGTGTCCGTCGGTCCCGGCAAGATGTTGGAGAACGGCAGTCGTGGAACGCTATCCGTCGCAATCGGCGACGAAGTGATTTACGGAAAATATTCAGGCACCGATGTGGAACTCGAGGGAGACGAAGTGAAAATCCTTCGCGAAACCGATATTCTGGCCAAGGTTTTGGCTTAATCTGCAATTCGGGATTTCGAGTTCCAGCTTTGGATTTCAATTTTTGGATATAACAAATCATCACTCAAATCAATTCTCAGTAACTAGGAAACAAAACCGTGGCAGCTAAACAATTGCTCTTCGAAAACCAAGCCCGAGCGAAAATGCTTAAGGGCGTGGATAAACTGGCCGACGCCGTGGCCGTGACGATGGGGCCGACCGGTCGCAACGTCATCATCTCCAAGTCGTTCGGCGGCCCGACCGTGACCAAGGATGGCGTGACGGTCAGCAAAGAAGTCGAGCTTGAAGACCGCTTCGAGAACATGGGCGCCAAGCTGGTCAACGAAGTCGCTAGCAAGACCTCCGACACCGCAGGCGATGGGACGACGACGGCAACCGTGCTTGCCCGCGCCATTTTCAAAGAAGGCTGTAAAGTCATTGCCGCCGGTAGCAATCCGATGGCGGTTCGTCGCGGCATTGAAAAGGCGACCGACGCCGCAGTCGAAAAGCTAAAGTCGATGTCGAAGCCGGTTTCCGGCAAAGCTGAAGTCGCTCAGGTCGGCGCGATCAGCGCCAATAGCGACAAGGCGATCGGCGAATTGCTTGCCGATGCTCTGGAGAAAGTCGGCAAAGACGGCGTCATGACCGTCGAAGAAGGAAAATCGATGGATACGACGGTGAAATTTGTCGATGGCATGCAATTCGACAAAGGCTTCATTTCTCCGTATTTTATCAACCGTCCGGCCGAAATGAATTGCCTTCTCGAAGATGCGCTGATTCTGATTCACGAAAAGAAGATCAGCAATCTCCGCGAATTGGTGCCGATCCTCGAAAAAGTCGCGCAGTCGGGAAAGCCGCTGCTCATTATTGCAGAGGACATCGAAGGCGAAGCGCTGGCGGCGCTGGTCGTAAACAAGCTCCGCGGAGTGCTCAACATTTGCGCTGTGAAGGCGCCCGGTTTTGGCGATCGCCGTAAAGCGATGCTCGGCGATATCGCCGTGCTGACCGGCGGCACGCTAATCAGCGAAGATTTGGGCATCAAGCTCGAAAATCTCGAAATGAGCCACTTGGGCAAGGCCAAGAAAATTACTGTCGATAAAAATGACACCGTGATCGTGCAAGGTGCCGGCAAGCAGAACGACGTACAGGCTCGCATCCAGCAACTCCGCAATCAAATGGAGGCGACCGAGAGTGAATACGACCGTGAGAAGTTGCAAGAACGCTTGGCGAAGCTGACTGGTGGCGTGGCGATTATTTCCGTCGGCGCCGGCACCGAGGCTGAAATGAAGCAGAAGAAGGCTCGCGTAGAAGATGCATTACATGCGACGCGCGCAGCCGTCGAGGAAGGTATTCTGCCCGGTGGAGGGGTCGCCTTGGTCCGCTGCACTGATGCAGTTGAAGCGGTGAAAGCCAAAGGAGACGAGCAAATCGGCATAGACATTGTGCTCCACGCGCTCGAAGCGCCGATGCGCCAAATTGCCGATAATTGCGGCATCGACGGCTCAGTAGTAGCCGACGAAGTGCGGCAGAAGGCCACCAATGTGGGCTTTGATGCCAATAGCGGCGAGTACGTAGACATGTACAAAGCCGGAATTATCGATCCAGTGAAAGTGGTGCGATCGGCCCTGGCGAACGCGGCCAGCATTGCTGGATTGATGCTCACCACCGAAGCGCTCGTGACGAACCTCGAAGACGAGGACAAAAAGCGACGTAGCCCGGAAGGTGTCATTCGGTAGTGGAGTAGAATCAGGCCGCAAGGTGAGTCGGCTGCAAATAATACCCGGCAGTCATTGAAGGGCTGCCCTCCATGCGGGCCGTCTTGCAATTGCTGTAAGACGGCCTGTTTGCGGCGCGGGCCAATCGCCGAGCGGCATGCTTGGGGGCGTCATGTTGGGCACTCGACCTTTGGAATCGTGCCGAATCAGAAGCAATATTCCTTCAACCGCCATGCCATTGATGGCCAGTCAGCGCGATTATTACGAAGTCCTCGGCGTTGGCAAGAATGCAACGCAGAAGGAGATCTCTGACGCTTATCGGAAGCTCGCGCTCAAGCATCATCCCGACCGCAATCCAAATAATCCTGATGCGGCCAAACACTTCAAGGAGGCGGCACAGGCGTTTGAAGTGCTTGGGGACGATGACAAGCGGTCGCGATACGATCGCTTCGGCCATGCTGGTGTGGAAGGAGGCGTGCATCAGTTCGGCGACGTGAACGACATCTTCGAAGCTTTCGGCGATATCTTCGGCGGCGGGCTATTTGGCGACTTGTTCGGCAATCGTAGCGGCCGCGGCGGGCGGCGCCCGCGAAAAGGTGGCGACGTATCATGCGAAATCACGCTCGACTTGTTCGAGGCGGCGCGCGGCGTTTCCAAAACAATTCAGATTGAACGCCACGAAACGTGCAATGACTGCCTGGGCAGCGGCGCGAAGGTAGGAACCAAACCCGAAACCTGCAAGTACTGCGGCGGTCGCGGGCAAGTGGTGCAATCGAGCGGCATCTTTCGCGTACAAACGACTTGTCCGGCGTGCCAAGGAGTTGGCGCTTTGGTCAAAGACCCATGCGCACCTTGTCACGGCACCGGATTCACGCTTAAGCGAGTCAAACGCGAAGTGGTTATTCCGGCGGGTGTCGATCATCACATGCGCGTTCGCCTGGCCGGCGAAGGCGAGCCAAGCCCCAATGGTGGGCCGCCCGGAGACTGTTACTGTATCATTCATCTGAAAGATCATCCGCTGTTCGAGCGCGATGGGCATGACCTGATTTGCCGAGTGCCGATTAACTTCGCCCAAGCAGCCCTGGGGGCTACAATTGAAGTACCAACGCTTGAAGGGCCGGAAGAAATCGAAATTATCGCCGGCACCCAACCGGGCGAAGTAATCAAGCTCAGGCGTCGAGGCATGCCCGACCCGCGCGGCCGAGGGCGCGGAGACTTGCTGGTAGTCGTGCAACTTGAAGTGCCCAAGTCGCTCAACGCAAAGCAGGAAAAATTGCTCAGAGAACTGGCCGCCGAAGAAAAGACCAATGTTTCGCCGCACCGCAAGACGTTTCTAGAAAAACTGAAAGAATACTTCGTTCCGGCCGAAGCGGAACAGAAGGAGGCATAAGATGGCAAACGAAGAAGCTCAACAACCACGGTCGGACGAAGTTCGATTTGAGGGCGCTCTCGCCGCGGGGACGGATACAGCCGAGTTGACGGCCGATCAAGAAATGGACATGGTCCGCAATGAGTTGGCCGAGGCGAGAGACAAAATGTTGCGCGCCCAGGCTGAGCTGGACAATTACCGCAAACGGGCGCGGCGAGAATTGGAGGACGAACGACGTTATGCCGAAATCGATTTGATGAGGGATTTGCTGCCAGTGCTCGATAACATCGCGCGAGCCATCGATGCAGCCGAAAAGAAAGCCGATGCGGCCAGTTTGCTCGAAGGATTCAAAATGGTCCGCCAGCAGCTTACTTCGATGTTAGACAAACACCATTGCAAAGTGATCGAAGCCGAAGGAAAGCCGTTTGATCCGGCACATCATGAGGCTGTCATGCAACAACCTGCCGCCGATAAACCTGACAACACGGTGATGAATGTAGTGCAGACTGGCTACCAGTTGCACGACCGTGTCGTGCGGGCGGCGCAAGTGATTGTGTCGAAAATGCCGTGACACCCGACAGCTTTAGCAGCGGCGGCTTTCAGCCGCCGTTGAGCCGATAGAACTCTTGAATCATTTTGGCGGCTGAAAACCGCCGCTGCAATATGCCAACTTACGATTACCACTGCGATGCCTGCGATCACGAATTCGAGCTATATCAATCGATCACGGCTGATCCCGAGCGCAAGTGCCCCAAATGCGGTAAGAAAAAACTCCGGCGGTTGATCGGCACCGGCGCGGCAATTATGTTCAAAGGCTCGGGTTTCTATACGACCGACTACCGTAGCGAGTCGTACAAGAAGCGGGCCGAAGCCGACAAACCGGCGAGTGAATCGAAATCGGAGTCAAAATCCGAATCAAAGAGCAATAGCGCGAAAACCGAGACGGCAAAAAGCAGCAAGCAGGAAACGAAGAAATCGGTCGCGAAAGATAATAAGTCGTAAGCCCGTTCTGAATTTGCGATTGGTAGGGGACGCAATTCGAAGCAGGCAATCGCTAAATTGCAGAGCGCGATTCTGCACGCGGCGACGGACGCTTTCGAACTCATCACCACTCTCATGTCCCTAAGCAAGTGCCCCGTCTGCGAAATCACTTTCGATTCTGAATCGTCCGAAGCGATGCCGTTCTGCTGCCCAAGGTGCAAGCAAATCGACCTTTCTCGCTGGCTAGATGAGCGATACTCATTGCCGATCGAGCGACCGGACGATGCCGAAAAAAACTCAGCGGACGCAGGCGACGATTAAACCGATTGCAACGCCGTGCAAAGAGTGTGCTAGGTTTTTCAAGTAAGGTTTCCATGTCGGCCGCTTCCTCTGATGCCGTCCGACGCTACTTTGTTATTGCACAGCCTACGGCTAGCCGTATAATGCTCGCTACCCAGTTTATCCATTCTCCCAAATCGGAGTCTGCTGATGGCCGACGACCAGTGCCGCATCCGTGAAATTGCCTGGATGGAACTGTTTCCGTGGTTGGGTTTGGTGCGCGCCGTTCGGCTAGCGTTTGCGCCGCGAATGCTGATTTTGGCGGCGGTGGGGCTGGCCGCAATGATGGCTGGATGGAAGCTGATTGGTTTGCCTTTTTCAGACAACATCCAACTGCACAAAGTCATCGAGGCCCACAAGAATTGGATAGACAAGGCGCTGCCCAAAGAGCCTCCGGAAGTTAGTATCGGCGTACTCGATCCGGCACGTAGCGCCGCCAGCCTTCCCTGGAACCTCTTAAGCGCCCCATTCCGCTTCCTATTTGACGAGGAAGTCGATGTTACCTCCTTTCTTTACTTTTTCGGCTGCGGCGTTTGGGCGGTGCTAGTGTGGGCAGTTTTGGGCGGAGCGATCACCCGCAGCGCAGCGCTTTGGTTTGCGCGCGAAGATCGACTTGGCCTGAAGCGGTCGTTAGGGTGGGGTGTCGTCAAATGGCCGGCCTACTGCGGCGCGGCGATTTTTCCGCTGGTGGGGGTTGCTGCTGCAACGGTCCTACCATTTTTGGTGTCGTGGATGCTGCGTTTTGATTTTGGATTGCTGCTACTGGCCATCATTTGGCCCGTCATGCTCCTGTGTGGATTTGTCTTGGCAATCTTGTTGGTTGGATTCTTATTTGGTTGGCCGCTGATGTGGCCAACGATTAGCGCAGAAGGCACAGATAGCTTCGATGCCTTGAGTCGTAGCTATTCATATACTTACCAGCGTCCGGTCCACTAGTTGTTTTACGCAGCGGTGGCGGGTGTGTTGGGCATGCTGGCTTGGGTCGTGGTAATTATTTTTGCCAACGGCGTGATTACATTTAGCTACTGGGCGGCGAGTTGGAGCGGCGGGGTTGGTCGAATTAGTAATATTCAAAAGGCCGTGCAAGCCGTCTCGGAAGAGATCGCACTTCCCGACAAGACTGCGGTGTTTGTCGCCGGGATCAACGTAATCTATTTCTGGGTCACGGTCGTAAAATATCTTGCGGTCGGTTTCCTATTTAGTTACTTCTGGTGCGCGACGACCTATATCTACTTCATGTTGCGGCAAGCTGTTGACGCCACGGAGATGGATGAAGTGGCCGTTGAGGAAGAACCGGACGCGTACGGGCTTCCGCCGCTTCAGGGCGAGCCGGGGAGTGTGCCGCAGGTGAACGATTCGCTAGCGGATAACGCCGCTCCTTCGACGACGGCTGTCGAGCCGAACAACGGCTGAGGACTTGACCCAAGAGATCTTCACGATTTGGAGTGTGTGCAGGGTTGGCAATGACTCGGTTTCCAAACCAGCACCAATTTGCAGCTTTCCGAATTTTTCGACTGGTTGGTAGCGCTCCGAACAATGATTGAAAAGCAGATTGGCCAGTCCGATTTCGACGAATACACCAACAACTCGTTTGTCTTTCTTGTGAACCAATTGGGCAAAATGACTGAAGAGAGTCGCTCTAGGCAGCAAAGGACCGTTCGTTCAATTAGTGTCCGATGTGGGGTTGAATCGTGTAGTTCTACTTTGGCAAGATTTCGTGGAAACTGATCGTGGAGCGGATCGCATCCTTGATGGCTTCGGTTACATTGCGACCCGTCGCGTAGATGCTTCGAATGACATTCACGGTGGTTTGGAGTCCCGTCGAGGTGGAGGCTTTTCGCGTGAGTTCAACGCATCGTTCCAACGTATCAAACAGCATGCCATTACACGCGCGGCTTACGTGGGGAAAGAATCGCCGTTCGACCTCCGAGCCAGGGGCGATGTTTTTTTCGACTCGCTCCACTCGCGCCGCACACGGCCTGCGGCCGGATCATCAACCACGGAATTAAGTTCTTGGATTCCTCGGCTGATGATTTCGTCGCGCAGTCTAGGAAATTGGCAACGTACTCGATGCCGCCGCGCCCCAATCGCTTGGCTTCCACCGCCTCGTAATGCCTTTGGTCTTTTTCCGAGAGCGTTAGGTAAGAGTTCCGCATGTGTATCTTGGATGCTTCGTCAAACCACTCGAAAGTTGAGCTAGCCATCCTTAACCTCCCCATGAAAACACGCGATGCCCAGGCCCGGATCATCACTCATGGCGGCTTTTCATCAAACACCAAATCCAAATCCGACACTGATTGATCGAACGGTTCTAAGCCAGTTGGTGCTCAACAAGATTCGGAAAGTTGTTTCGGGCAAACATCTTTAGCAAGAGGAGGAAATGACTTCGCATCACTGATCGCAGAGTTGCCGAAGTTGTTTTTTCGTCGTTCCTAACGAAAATATTTTTGTGGCATCCTAACTGCGGTATCCTCACGGCGGAGCATGAGAAGCACACTTGCAGCAAATAGCTTCTCAAGGGAATATAGAAATGCGAATGACGAATTGATAAGAGAGGTAAAGTTCGCTGACTAAGTAGCGCCCGCTAAACCGGATTTTTACATGACAGACCCGCGAAAAATTACGACACAGGCAGGCTGCCCGCTAGGCCGCGCTATTGTTGAAGTCGCGCTGGTCTTCGTTGTATTCCTGATGCACGGCGCTTGGCCAACACCCGATGTGAACGAAACAAACTACGTGATTAAGGCTCTTCACTTCTGGAATGCCGACACTTATCCGGGCGATTTTTTCCTGAATACGGCCGATGCCCACGCGGGATTTTACTGGGTCTTTGGCTGGTTGACGCAGTGGATGTCGCTGGATGCGGCGACCTGGGTCGGCCGCGTGGCGATGTGGCTGCTGTTGGCAATTGCCTGGCGTGGGTTGAGCTTCGCCGTAGTGCCAAAGGCCTGGGTTGCGGTGCTGTCGGCCGAGCTATTTGTGCTGCTCAACGAGCAAGCCCAAATGGCAGGTGAATGGGTGATTGGCGGCGTCGAAGGAAAGGGATTTGCCTATGCGTTTGTCTTTTGGGCACTACATGCGATGGTGCGCGGTCGATGGAACTTGGCTTGGATCCTGCTTGGCCCTGCAGTCTTGCTTCATGCCGTCGTGGGTGTTTGGGCAGCGGTGTGTGGAGGAATCGCCTGGCTGGCCACGCCACGCGAGCGACCAAGGCTGAAGTCGATCGTGCCTGGGATTGCAATCGGCCTGTTGCTTGCCGCGCCAGGTCTGTGGCTTGGCATTCAGATGAATCGAGGAGACGACTTAGCCACATCGATAGAAGCCGCTCAGATCCAAGTCTTCGAGCGATTGCCGCACCATTTGCAACCCTATCAATTCCGTGATGGCTATGTGCAGCGACACGCCTTGCTTATCGCGTTGTTTCTGCTGTTTTGCACAGTGACAGTGGCAACCGAACGAGACCGACGCTTTCGTTGGTTCATCGGCGGAGGGATGCTGCTAGCACTGGTTGGATTCGGATTGGCATGCTGGTCGCAATACTCGCGCGAAATTCCAGCCTTGTTGCTGCGACTGTATTGGTTCCGGCTTGCCGACTGCTTGGTGCCTCTGGGGGTAGCGCTCGTCGGCATTCAATACTTCATATCGCTCCAAGCGGCTCGAAGAGTGACTGCTCGCTGGTGGTTGGCCGCACTCATCGCGCTTTCGGCGTACGACTTGGCCTCACAAGCTCACCATGTACCGGGGTTATCGCCATCGCTAGACGCGAGCATTCCGCGCTCCGCCAGCAATTTGGTTTACGCCGATTGGCGCGACGTTTGTAACTGGGCTGCCGAAAACACACCACCTGGGATGGTGTTTATCACACCTCGAATCTCTTACACATTCAAATGGTATACGCGCCGACCAGGAGTGACCGATTCTGGACGGGGTGAAGTCATCAATTGGAAAGAAATGCCTCAAGACGCGCGGCGGCTTGTCGAGTGGTGGCAGCGTCTGAACGAGATTTTTGGAACCGGAAAGGCCGACCCGAAAGAGCGATGGCTCGAGTCGCTTTCCGAAGCAGGCCTCGATCATTTGCAAAAAATGTCCGAGAAATATGGGGCGAGTTACGCCATTGTCGAGCT
This window contains:
- a CDS encoding zinc ribbon domain-containing protein, with the protein product MPTYDYHCDACDHEFELYQSITADPERKCPKCGKKKLRRLIGTGAAIMFKGSGFYTTDYRSESYKKRAEADKPASESKSESKSESKSNSAKTETAKSSKQETKKSVAKDNKS
- the groL gene encoding chaperonin GroEL (60 kDa chaperone family; promotes refolding of misfolded polypeptides especially under stressful conditions; forms two stacked rings of heptamers to form a barrel-shaped 14mer; ends can be capped by GroES; misfolded proteins enter the barrel where they are refolded when GroES binds), with the protein product MVFDDEARSPLAAGVAKLAKAVRSTLGPRGRNAVLDKGWGSPKITKDGVTVAEDIDLDDPYENLGAKLVKEAASKTNDVAGDGTTTATVLAEAIYKEGLRMIAAGADPMALSRGINKATELVIEAIKKMATPIDEKNRKEIQQIATIAGNNDPSIGSVLSDAFMKVGKDGVITVEEGKQSETTVEVVEGMQFDRGFLSPHFVTNVDEQTVELENCQILVYEEKITNAKNLVPLLEAVSKSGKPLLIIAEDVEGEALATLVVNKLRGILSACAVKAPGYGDRRKAMLGDIAVLTGGTAIFKDLGIQLDSVKLTDLGRAKKVIIDSENTTIVSGAGKKDAIDGRVDQTRREIENTDSDYDREKLQERLAKLAGGVAQINCGAATETEMKERKFLLEDARSATKAALEEGIVPGGGVALLRCEKALDKHGLEGDEALGARIVKNVLDWPLRCIADNAGVDGAVVVNRVRQMKGKSDGYDADRDEYTDLSARGIIDPAKVVRTALQNAASVAGLLLTTSALITDVPKQEEEGGHDHHHHDHGGMGGGMGGMDAMGGMGGMGGMGGMGGMM
- the yacG gene encoding DNA gyrase inhibitor YacG — protein: MSLSKCPVCEITFDSESSEAMPFCCPRCKQIDLSRWLDERYSLPIERPDDAEKNSADAGDD
- the dnaJ gene encoding molecular chaperone DnaJ, whose product is MASQRDYYEVLGVGKNATQKEISDAYRKLALKHHPDRNPNNPDAAKHFKEAAQAFEVLGDDDKRSRYDRFGHAGVEGGVHQFGDVNDIFEAFGDIFGGGLFGDLFGNRSGRGGRRPRKGGDVSCEITLDLFEAARGVSKTIQIERHETCNDCLGSGAKVGTKPETCKYCGGRGQVVQSSGIFRVQTTCPACQGVGALVKDPCAPCHGTGFTLKRVKREVVIPAGVDHHMRVRLAGEGEPSPNGGPPGDCYCIIHLKDHPLFERDGHDLICRVPINFAQAALGATIEVPTLEGPEEIEIIAGTQPGEVIKLRRRGMPDPRGRGRGDLLVVVQLEVPKSLNAKQEKLLRELAAEEKTNVSPHRKTFLEKLKEYFVPAEAEQKEA
- the groES gene encoding co-chaperone GroES, translated to MAKAPKIRPLDDRVVVKPVEAEERTAGGIVLPDTAKEKPQRGKVVSVGPGKMLENGSRGTLSVAIGDEVIYGKYSGTDVELEGDEVKILRETDILAKVLA
- the groL gene encoding chaperonin GroEL (60 kDa chaperone family; promotes refolding of misfolded polypeptides especially under stressful conditions; forms two stacked rings of heptamers to form a barrel-shaped 14mer; ends can be capped by GroES; misfolded proteins enter the barrel where they are refolded when GroES binds); this encodes MAAKQLLFENQARAKMLKGVDKLADAVAVTMGPTGRNVIISKSFGGPTVTKDGVTVSKEVELEDRFENMGAKLVNEVASKTSDTAGDGTTTATVLARAIFKEGCKVIAAGSNPMAVRRGIEKATDAAVEKLKSMSKPVSGKAEVAQVGAISANSDKAIGELLADALEKVGKDGVMTVEEGKSMDTTVKFVDGMQFDKGFISPYFINRPAEMNCLLEDALILIHEKKISNLRELVPILEKVAQSGKPLLIIAEDIEGEALAALVVNKLRGVLNICAVKAPGFGDRRKAMLGDIAVLTGGTLISEDLGIKLENLEMSHLGKAKKITVDKNDTVIVQGAGKQNDVQARIQQLRNQMEATESEYDREKLQERLAKLTGGVAIISVGAGTEAEMKQKKARVEDALHATRAAVEEGILPGGGVALVRCTDAVEAVKAKGDEQIGIDIVLHALEAPMRQIADNCGIDGSVVADEVRQKATNVGFDANSGEYVDMYKAGIIDPVKVVRSALANAASIAGLMLTTEALVTNLEDEDKKRRSPEGVIR
- the grpE gene encoding nucleotide exchange factor GrpE, encoding MANEEAQQPRSDEVRFEGALAAGTDTAELTADQEMDMVRNELAEARDKMLRAQAELDNYRKRARRELEDERRYAEIDLMRDLLPVLDNIARAIDAAEKKADAASLLEGFKMVRQQLTSMLDKHHCKVIEAEGKPFDPAHHEAVMQQPAADKPDNTVMNVVQTGYQLHDRVVRAAQVIVSKMP
- the trmB gene encoding tRNA (guanosine(46)-N7)-methyltransferase TrmB, producing MGRRALRKIDPSLDLSRHLLAINQLPKPWNQAVLFGREAPLEMEVGSGKGLFLAEAATLRPECNFLGIEISQRYARYCAARLVKANLQNARMLEADGQRVLAEFLPSESAAAVHVYFPDPWWKERHKKRRVMNTRSVQEIERVLVPGGTLHFWTDVEEYFETTIALIRENTRLEGPLQVAERPASHDLDFRTHFERRTRMHGETVHRAEFRKPWIMANSIC